DNA sequence from the Ornithorhynchus anatinus isolate Pmale09 chromosome X4, mOrnAna1.pri.v4, whole genome shotgun sequence genome:
AGGTAAGCAGCCGGTGCTGTGGGCTGAGCGCCTACGGAGTGTAGAGCGCGGAGCTTAGAAAGGGCTTGGGGGCAGGCGGCCGCGAGCAAGACGGCGTTATTACCAGTCTCGAAGGAGCTTTTGCTCCATCGGGGCTCTGGAGCTCGGCCCCGGGGGTGTCGATCGATCGACCCGCCGATCGGTCGGTGGTATTCCTCGGGGCTCGCCGGATGCGGAGCCCCGCCGGCTCCTGCCGGATGTTTCCGGGAAAAACGCGCCCACAAACCTCCATCCTACCGCACGGAAGTCGGGGGCGTCCAGCACCCCGAAGTCACCACACCTTCGGGGTTGCCCTGCACGGCTGCCTCCCGGCCCGCCGTCACCGCCGCCCTTTTTGACACGTATCTTctcgggcgctcagtacggcccctccccgcccacagtcGCACCCAGTGCCGCTCTCCGCCCACAGTGACCGCTCGGTGTGGTTCCTGGAACACAAAAGGCTAGGGAGCTCTGCCCATAGTCGGGACCCACTAGGGTGCCCAGCACAGAGCAGGCACTCGGTACAGAGCTCCACACCCAGcaggcactcggtacagtgccctgcacccagcaggcCCTCAGTCCAAAGCTCCACATCCAGTAGGCACTCGGTATAGATCTCCTCACCCAGCGggcactcggtacggtgccctgcacccagcaagccctcagtacagtgccctgcccccagcaggcactcagtacagagctctacacccagcgggtgctcaatacagtgccccgcacccagcaAGGCtatcagtacagagctctacacacagaaggcattcagtacagcgctccgcacaccgtacAGAGTTTTACCTGGagaaaccgctcaataaatatgcacaCTACTTCCAAAAGACGTTTTCATTACACGTTTTGAAGCAGCgaacattagagaagcggcgtggctcagtggaaagagcccgggcttgggagtcagaggtcatgggttcgaatcccggctctgccacttgtcagccgtgtgactgtgggcgagtcacttcacttctctgggcctcagtgatctcatctgtaaaatgggaattaaccgtgagccccacgtgggacgacccgatgaccccgtatctcccccagcgctcagaacagtgctcggcacatagtgagcgcctaacagataccgacatcattattttGGCTAGGACAGACGGCAAAATCGGCGTTTTCTCCCCAGGGTGTGTCTGGAATCAACAAGCGGAAGACCTCACGTGACCCCGAGTGTGGTGTCCTCGTGGGTTGGGGTCCGCCCAATGCAGGAAGGCCCCCTCAGCACCCCCGGGCCCATCCCCCGGACCCCccttcggaagcagcgtggcctagtggaaagagcacgggcctgggagtcagcggtcctgggttctagttccgccccttttcagccgtgtgaccttgggcaggtcacagcagcgtggctcagtggaaagagcccgggcttgggagtcagaggtcatgggttcgaatcccagctctgccacccgtcagctgtgtgactgtgggcgagtcacttcacttctcggtgcctcaagttacctcagctgtcaaatggggattaagcctgtgagccccacgtgggacaacccgatgaccccctatctccctcagcgcttagaacagcgctctgcacatagtcggcgctttaacaaataccaacattattattacttctctgggcctcggttccctcatctgtaaaatggggatgaagaccgtgagccccacgggggacaccccgACGACCTCCCGTCTACtgcagcgcttggaacggtgctcggcgcatagtaagcgcttaacaaataccaacacgccACGCCTTGGCTCGGGAATCCGGCGGTGCAGGGTttccctcctcctcgtcgtcgcccCCTCTGATCCAGTCCCGGTTTTCCCGGAGCCGCCCGCCCCCACCGCGGGTTCGGCTCTCACTCGGCTCGGATTCGGGTTGGGCTCGGATTCGGGttgggctcgggctcgggctcggcgGGCACTCGGGTTCGGCTCGGCTCTCACTCGGGTTCGGCTGGCACTCGGGTTCGGCTCGGCTGGCGCTCGGGATCGGCTCGGCTGGACTCGGGCTCGGCTCGGCTGCcactcgggctcgggctcggctgGCACTCGGGTTCGGCTCGGCTCTCACTCGGGTTCGGCTGGCACTCGGGTTCGGCTCGGCTCTCACTCGGGTTCGGCTGGCACTCGGGTTCGGCTCGGCTGGCGCTCGGGATCGGCTCGGCTGGACTCGGGCTCGGCTCGGCTGCcactcgggctcgggctcggctgGCACTCGGGTTCGGCTGGCACTCGGGCTGGGCTCGGCTGTCCTCGGCTCGGGCTCGGctcgggctgggctggggctcgtCTCCAGCCGTCCGGTCCTCCCCGTCCAGTCGGGATCTCTCCGTGTCGCGgcccgggagggggcggcggcggcggcggcggcggaggaggaggaggaggaggaggggccggggggggggagcgggggcgggtcGGCGGGCTACAATGCGCCCTGCGTcgggccgcccccccgccccgcgctcgGCCCCCCCGGcgacggccgccgccgcctcctccaggCTTCCCGCCTtgcaggagaggggcggggggctggggcgggggggcggcgggtccccctcccccctcagccggagcagcagcagcagcggcgggggcgggggctcccagcgcgggggggccgaggaggagaggctgggccTCAACCGCCCCCtggtgccccctcccccggccccctcccccaccgccccgcccgcgggggggcccggggggcccgggggtccggggggcggcccgggccggtcctgctgccgcggccggggcgggggcggcggggcggggggcttccaGGCCCTGTCCGTGGCGCTGCTGCTGGCCCAGGGGGGGCTGCTGGACCTCTACCTCATCGCCGTCACCGACCCGTACTGGTGCTCCTGGGTGGCCACCGACCTGGCCGTCGTCGCCGGCTGGACCGTCTTCTTCGCCAAGCACCGGCGAGGGCGTCGAGGGGCCGCCCGCACGTGCTCGGCCGCAGGCGGgaaggcccgggggcggggggcgagagggaggctcccggcgggagcgggaggagccggaggagccggagcaggaggagggggcttcGCCTTCGCCTACCTGGCCTGGCTGATGTACTCCATCGCCTTCGCCCCGAAAGTAGGGCTGGTGCTAGGCCCGTCCAGGCCCGACCTCCTGCGGCTCTTCCAGGGCCGCGCCCCTCTGGGGTCGGCGGGCTTCCGCCTGACCCTGGCCCTGTCGGCGCCCCTGCTCTACAGCCTGGTCCGGGCCGTGGGCGAGCCCGGGGGACCCCTCCTCCTGCAGCCCCGGGGCCACCGCGCCGCCGGAGGCTTCCTGGCCACCTGCCTGGACCTGCTGGACAGCTTCTCCCTGCTGGACCTCCTGCTGGACGGCCGGGCGCCGCTGTCCTCCCCGCTGCGGGCCCTGGTCCTGGCCGTCTACTTCCTGGCCCTGGCCTCGCCCGTGCTCTGGCTCTACGAGCTCCacgaccccccggcccccggggcctgcGGCCCCCTGCTGCGGCTGCTGGCCGGCTGCTTGGTGGACGTGCCCCTGCTGGCCCTGCGCTGCTTGCTGGCCGTCGCCCACGGCCAGCCGCTCTCCGTCTTCGTGCTCAAGAACGTCTTCTTCCTGGGCGGCCGGGGGCTGGAGGCGCTGGAGGGCTgctgggccccggccggcccgacccccgaccccccgcccgccccgccgcgggGGGCCGCCCAGTTCGGACGCTGCCTCCCCGAGGGAGACCCCGGCCCCCACGGGTACGCCGACGCCCTGGCCGGGGCCCCTCGGGACTGACCTCGGCCCGGGCCTCGCCTCGCCCCCTTCCCTCGCCCGGCagggcctcctccccatcccccgccctACGGGCGTCACCCGAGGGTCCCCGagtcctcccgcccccgccctccagccCCGGACCCTCTCCCCGGCAACCCACCGGTCCCCCCTTCCCGGGGCCCACCGTCCGGCTTTCCGTCAAGGGGCGGTGGCcgcagcccgggcccgagagtcataaggtcacgggttccgatcccctcTCTAAcgtttgcctgccgggtgaccttgggcaagtcacttcgcttctctgggcctcacttaaccTGCTGTAAAACTGAGTCccgcgtgggtcagggaccgtgtccaacccccttGGCTGGTATCCAccgcggggcctggcacataataagcgcttcatcaatacatcatcatcatcatcatcccgggGAGCGGGCCTCGGAGGAAAGCACGGCGGAAGCATCTTTCGctccggccgggccggggtcctccGATCCCGGCAAGATTCCCTTGCCCGGGCGGGGGAGAACTAAGTACTCGTCGAGTACATTATTACATAAGCGCTTaattatcgttatttttattataaagtgCCAAAGCAACCGACCACTAGCTCACGGGCCTGGAGCCCCCAGGCGAGGTGCTGCCCTTCTCCCCGCTATCCAGGGTCACCCAGGGGTGTGTCCGGGCGGTGGAAGCCCCGGAGAGGGGGGTCCTGCCGCTCCCCACGGACACTGGGGTCTCCAGGGGGGCCGGAGGgatgttttctctccttctctccccgccctctcccctccattttcTAAAGGGAAGGGGCGGCTCCTCCTCGccgccctctttctcctccccgggGGCCTCACCCCCAGGGGCTGCCAAAGGAGGGTCGGGGAggccccccggacccgcccctccccccgtccgCCGGGAAGACCccctcggggccgggagggaggaagggaggccttcCCACCGGGAAAACCCGCCATCCCAAATCCGGCAACCTCCGCCTCCGCCCGGGcccgagggggaagaggaaaacggggggggggggggggggggtgtctcgaCAAGCTCGGACAGAATGCCATCTgcaccccctccatctccccccacccaaaaaaagtcTGTTCaaaccccacccaccctcccgttccccaaatcccagcccATCGCAGAtgggtttttctttttaactgATTTAAAGTGTCCCGAAAATAAAACTCTTGGGACTCGTGGCGCCTCCCGGGGAGGCTGCCGCTGTCCGAGACCCTCCCCCGAGACCACCAGGCTCGAAAAATGGGGTCCCGACCCCTCACCTGAGGAAGGGGCGTCTGCTTCTCGGCTGGAGAACTGAGGATTTTCCCCCCTCCGCCTCTGGCTCCGCCCCCTTCGAGGGGATTCGCCCCCACGAATACCACAGGGGAAGGGGCGGCTAATCGAAGATGCCCACCGGGACCTAATTGACGatgatcacggtacttgttaatgacgacggcatcggttaagcgcttaccatgtgcgaagcgctgttctaagcgccccagcgctcactctgtgcccaagcgggggtctgagcgctggggtggaaacaagctaacgaggtcggacacgggcccacatggggctggcgcTTAACCCTccttttttacagctgagggaactgcggcacggagaagtgaagcgaccggcccaaggtcacacggcagacgcgtggcagagcggggattggaacccgggtccttccgacgcccaagccggcgctctatccgctgggccacgcggCCCTCTCCCACCCCGTACTGGCCGAGGGGCACGGCCGGTcaggctggacaccatccctgcctcggTCACACCGCCGGAAGGGCAGAAAACCATTTGGTTGAGATCTTGCGGACAGGACCTTCTCCTCCCCTGTGAAATGATTTGTTTTTTCttaagtggtatctgttaaactcttaccgtgtgccagacaccggaccaaacgctggggtagatacaagctaatcgggctggacccagtccacgtcccactgggggctcaccagtcttaatccccattctacaggcgagggaaccgaggcacaaaggagttgcCCGcgatcacccagcggacaagcggtggggctgggatcagaacccgggtctctgtgactcccgggcccgggctctttccgtcagCCCCCGGGGCCGTCCTGTCTGCCCTCTCTCACCCCCTCGGCAGCCCAGCTCAGTCCATCTGCCCCGGGCAGAATCTTCCCAGGCAGAGagagtcattcgttcagtcgtatttatcgagctcctactgtgtgcggagcactgttaccaagcgctcgggaggtacagttcagcaacggatagagacgatccctgcccacaacggggctcacaggctagaagcggggggagacaggcagcaaaacggGCACGTGACTGGGGCCTACGAGTTTAAAAATGTTTAATCGTGTTTTAAAATGATACAAAAATAGAAGCCCCCCCGAGGGTGCGATCGAAACTCGGGGAACGTTGAGTACCGAGGGAGAGCGCGAGCCCCAATTAAGAGATGAGACGGTCTACACCTCTACCAGTCTGGACTCTGGAATTATTTTTATTctggtatgtgctaagcgcttactctaagctcgctgtgggcagagaatgtgtctcttatatcgtCTGACTGCCGTGATACTGTCCTCCACccagctctcagtagagtgctctgcgtgtagtaagcgctcaataaatatgtacattccaaacgcttagtagggtgctccgcacacagtaagcgctcaataaatactattgaatgagtgattcactgactgtcgttatattgtactctcccaaacactccgtGCTCTCTGCGTtcggtaggcgctcgataaatatgactcactggctatcgttacattgtactctcccaagctctcggtacagcgatctgcacacagtaagcgctcaataaatatgattcactgactactgttataccgtactctcccccaagcgcttagcgcagcgctttcggtgagcgctcagtagatacgaccgaCTGGCAGACTGACCCCTGGGACCCGCTGAAGGGGCGGGGACCAGTCGGGGGCATCCTCCAAaatgcgcacatagtaagctaaacaaataccccaaaaaagcacttttctaagcaccggggtgtacacgagatgatcgggtcaggcacgtgggactcacgatcccagcaggagggagaacgttacggatgaggaaaccgaggcgcagagcagtGCCCCGCCCCAGGTCGcacggcagggccgggattaggacccgggtcctccgtgtcccaggcccgcgctcttccctctaggctccTCAACCCAACCGGCGACCGTCCGCATCCTCGGCTGAGCGACCGCGGGGTCGGTGGAGGGGGAccgccgtcccccacccccccggacgGGCCCGCGGGAGACGCTAggagggggccggccgggccccgggcgtcTGCCCCGACTCCTGCCGGAGGTGGTGGAAGAGTAGATgctgctggagattcttgaggctGGCCAAGATGGCCGGGGACAGGGGCTCCTCCAAGTCCTCGCCttcgccgtcgtcgtcgtcgtcctcctcctcctcctcgtcctcctccggtCCGTCCGGAGGCTGCGGGGAGCTCCGGGAGATGTACCCCTGGTCCGACTGCACGGACTGTCTCTGCTCCCCTCCGGCCGGGGTCCGCGTCTCCCCCTCGCCCGGGCCCAAGAGCGACCGCACCCACTCCTCGAGCcggcccggcgggagggggcTCGGCGGCCCgacggccggggcggcggcgacGGGGTCCAACAggggccgcccctcctcctccaccggcaCCAGCCGCCCCGCCGTGGCGGCCGCCCGGGGGACGGGGGTGACCGCGAGGGAGGGCggccgccgctcgtcggccgccaCCGGCGTCTGGAGAgccgagggggccgggccgggcccggcgggcggccgAGGGGCCACCCTGAAGGCGCCCCCGTCggtccgggcggggagggggtccacCCGGAAGCCCTCCGCCAGGCCCGGCTCCCGGAGGAGCGGCTCCTGTCGGACGACGGCCGTCGCCgtggcctcctcccctcccggcggtatcctctcttcctcctcctcctcctcctcgtcggaGGCTCCGCCGTTCTCCCGCTCGAACCAGTCGGGGTGCGCGGCCTGCCACTCCCGGAAGCGTCGCACGGCCTCCTCGAGCCCGCGCCCGGCGGGGCCGCCCAGGTAGCCGTCGGCGGAGAGCTCCCGCACCCGGTGCCCGCGGCCCGGCTGGAACATCTCCAGGTCCTGGATGCGGAAGTAGACCTCCTCGAAGGCGCCCATCAGCGGGTAGCGGGAGGTGATGAGGAACGGCTCGGGCACGTCCTCCTCGGCGCAGATGTCGGAGAAGTAGCAGACCACGTAGCCTCCGAAGCGGGCCGGCCTCTTGAAGTCGGGCAGGATGACGTTGAGGGCCGGGGTGAACAGGTCCCCGGCCGGCCGGCGCCGGTCCCCCCGCAGCCCGCCGGCGGCCGGCCCGCCGCGGCCCAGCATGGCCTGCCACTTGGCCCGCGTGCCCCGGGAGCACAGCACGACGATCTTGGAGGCGCCGGCGTCGGCCGCCCGCTTCTGCCGCGTGATCCAGGCCAGGGCCCCCACCTCCGAGATCTCCCGCTCCTCCAGGAGGTCCAGGGCCACCTCCGTGCCGCACGCCGTCAGCAGGAACTGGGCGAACTTCACCACCACGTCCACGTAGAGCGGGTGGTCGGCCGAGTACACGACCCAGACCTTCCGGGGCTTCAGGGGGGGCGGcgacgccggggccgggggcgggatccCTGCGAGGGAACGGCCCCGGGGCgtgagcccccggccccgccgaccccggcggccggaggcaggaccccccgccgacccccggggccggggaccgACCGGCCCGGGGAAGGGGTTCTCTGGGACGGAAGGGTTTCGGTCCGGGCCTATTTCATGGTGTGATCAGCAGGGAGCGGGGGGAGCGAGCCCACTGATAATCACAgtgattaagtccgtgagccccacgcacgacggggaccgtgtccaacctgggaacctcgtatctacctcggcgctcagaacggtgcccggcgcctagtgagcgcctaacagataccgtcgttctTACCAGCGGCCTCTGTGAAGCGCGTacggtgtgtaaagcactgtaacgGGGGTGGATACGGGAGggcgtaagcccgtcgtgggcagggaacctttttttttttttttaaacgtatCTGTCGGGCGCCTActaggcgccgggcaccgttggaagcgctggggaagacacgagccgatcgggttggacgcagtccccgtcccccgtggggctcacagtcttaatccccattttacagatgagggaaccgagaaaaAGGCGAGTGAGGCgacgggcccgaggtcacccagcagacgcgcggcggagccgggattagagctcgggtccttcccactcccgggcctgggctccatccgctaggccgcgccgctccgcggctgccaactctgatgtattctctctcaagtgctcagtccagcgccccgcacacagtaagcgctcaataaataccatcgatcgaatcGACTGGCTGACGATGAGGTCGGAggcggtccccggcccacccggGGGTCCCGATCTGAGGCGGATGGGGAACGGGGAAACGGAGCCTGTTTCGGAGgccgtagactatgagcccccggtgggcaagaaacgtgtctagcTCTAccgttctctctcaagcgcttagtccagtgccctgcacgccgtAGGCGCTCCGTGGAGAACTACGGTTTCGGAGGCAGGCCCCCTCCCGTTGCGTGAACGGGATTCAGGGCCCCGAAGGCTCCCTGACCAAACCGTTTCGGGACGGGGGGGGGTCTGGTCCCTGGGGGTCTCTgtgcctcccctctccttcccgtgCCTCCCAGGGTCCGACTCTGGCCGCTCCTACCTACctcggcgctcggcacggcgcccggcacacggtaggcgcttaaatacccctGTTCATTCTCTGGCCGAGGCACCGGGGGAATATTCCGGGATCGCCGCCAGCACCTCCCGCCGCTCACCCGGCCGGACGCCCCCGGGCCGGGTACTTTCCGGGCCACGCCGCGGGGAGCCGAGTCgctcccggggccccgcccccgcccggcctcccccgccgcccggcggGGCCTACCTGAATAGACGGCGGCATCCGTGGACTTGCCGGAACCGGAGCCTGCAGGGAGAGACGACGCGCCAGACGCGTCAGGCGGGCGGGGAGTTGGGAGAGCGGGATCCGCCACCCGGCCCGAGGCCCCGGCCTGTCGGGCgacccacttctctgggcctcggtttccttccgTGGGCGACCGGGGCACCGCTCTCTGCTGGGCACGGGACGGCGGCAGGCtcggccgccggccgccccggcccgtgCCGCCTCCTCTGGCACTCGGCCTTTCCGGGAGTGGCGCCCCGGAGCCGtgcccccctccgggccccccggGAGGGGCATCcgtggccgggggagggaagggctcgGTCGGTCCCGTGGACGTGTCTGATATCGTACCCTCTCGGGtcctcggtacggtgctccgcccacagtaagcgctcgagaaacacGACCGACTGGATGACTTACCGggtttccgctgggccacgcacACGGCCGTCAGGATGACCGAACCCACCAGGAGGACGCAGACGCACGTGATGACCCAGTAGACCCAGAGCGACACGTCATCTAAGGCAGAGGAGAGGCCGTGGCGGACCCCGGGGTCCGGGACCGCCCGCCCCGATCCCTCGTTCTCCCCGGGTCCACACCCCGCTGAGGCTCGGGGCAAACGAGGGGGTAGGTCGGGGTGctcaccctcccccctccgccccgggggCTCCTCCTGGGCTCACCTGAAGGGTATTCCACtgcaacagaggaacagagacagagacgAGGTTTAACGTGGAGGGGCCGGCGCTTCTCCCGGCACCCCGCCTCCCTCTGGGCCCACCCCGTATCCGGGCCCGTGGCCGCCTCCCCTCGGTCCCCGCCCCTACAGCctcgccccccgctccccgcccgcggcggTCGAGGCGGAGAGGAAGGAAGCCCCGTGGTAGTTCTCTTACCgggaggggtgagaggaggcgggaagagggtgggggggaccccCCGGGAAGGGACGGTCACGACGTGCCGGATGCAGTCGCTGCCGCAGCTCTGGAAGAACGGCTGGATCTGAGGGGCGGACAGAGAGCGGACGGTGGGGGAGGAGATGCgggtcgggggcgggaggagagacggagaaggggaggacggaggggccgagggagagcCGGGGGGGCTGCCCACACTGCCACACCACAGGCCActtggggggctggagggcgaCGGCGCTCGCCTGCACCTTGTAACCAGGGGGCCGGTGTCGGAGATGTGTGCGGGGGGAGGTCTCCCCATCGTAGTAACGATTACGATATCTGTTGatcactcgctatgtgccaagcagcgttccaagcggtggggtagatacaggtcatcaggttgccccacgtggggctccccctttagatccccactttacagatgaggtaattgaggcacggagaagggatgcgactcgcccaaggtcagagcagacaagcagccgggattagaacccacatccttggactcccaagcccgcgctccttccacgaCGCCACGCCGTTTCTCCTGCAGCATGTCTGCACGCTCatcagggtgaggaggaggaatggggggggggactggtggaagggggttggggacagggtcggggggggggggtctcacctgCACCGTGTAGCGGCAGCAGGCTCGTACACTCCCCAGGGGGACGGTGACAGACAGGCGCCGAGGGGGCCGCTCCACCTGGAACGCGAGGGAGGaatgcggggagggggaggtcagggCCCCGGCCCAGCCGGGGACAGAGCCCAGTCCCCCGCCGTGCTGTCCGGGGGCCCCGAGCCTCACGCCGGTCTCCCGGATCCTGTTCTCACCCTTCCTGAAGGGGGCGCCCCGGccggggggtgggagcggggaagatCGGGTCTCCGTACGACCCCGAGGGCTCTCCCCGGGGGTGGGCCGGGCGGCTGGTCTCCGGCCTCTCACGGGGAAGGAAACGGAATTCACGTGCACCGAGGGGGAGCGGGGCGAGCCCCGCGGGAGACGTTTCCGCTGGGGGGGTGTTTGAGCCGAGGGGATTcgggatggggggggtgggggggggttgaTATTAACAGtaactgtgggatttattaagcgcttactacgtgcccggcaccgtcccgagcgccgggcggatacaaattgggtcggacacgggccccgtcccgggtggggctcgcggtctcgatccccattttacagacgaggtcactgaggcccagagaagtgacgtgccttgccccagaccacacagcagacaagtggcggagccgggatcagaacacgGGACCTTCCTACCTCCGATCCCCCGGGGCCCCTCGCGGGACAGCCCCCGTTTCGTTACTCgggacccccccgcccgcccccggggtgcgggcaggggcggagggcggggctaCCGGGGCTACGGGGTGAAACTCCTGGTGACAGCTCTTGTCGGAGGTTTCCGGGAAGCCGTCGACGAGGATCTGGTAGTGGGCCGACGCCTCAGTCCACGGGGTGAAGGTCACCCGCAGGGAACGGTTCTCCAGGCGCTCGGCCGTCAGGTCTGGCTCCCACAGGCTGCCTGGCGGCGCGGACCCGGGCCGGTCAGGGCCCCTCctggccgcctccccgccccggcccccggcctcccccccccgcgcttccatgcccacttcccaccccctccccagtccgTCCCCGGGCCGGAGGCCATTACCTGAGACGACGCAGGGAGTGGTGGTCCTCATCTTGGGGTCCCCGCAGTCTGCCGGGGGATTCCCAAGGTCAGTGAGGGTCCCGGACCCCGGGCCCCCCGACTTGAGAAAGCGTgatcccccgggcccctcccaccTCGGATCCTCGCTGGCTCCTTCTTCCCACCCTGCAACTCACCTTCCCTTTAATTCCCCCAGACCCCAGCCCTTCCCGCTTCGGATCTCCACGAAAtaccctcccccatcttccaggaagccctcctggatTCGTCGTCTTCTCCCCGCTCGCGtcttcgtatttactgagcgcttactgtgtgcggagcaccgtactaagcgcttggaaagtagaatccagcaggagagagagacgatccccgcccacggtgggctcacggtctaaaaccaCCTGAGCCCTAACATCTGCAGTGATCTCttcacttattattcattcattcgatcgtattgactgagcgcttactgtccgcgaagcaccgtaccgagcgctcgagagagtacactgtaccaacagagagacacattcccgcccacaacgagctcacggtctagagggggagatgggcattagtataaatagataaataaattcacttttccatctttcccttctcttttgaaACCTTATTCCTCCCCCTAACGGAAAACGATT
Encoded proteins:
- the IL17RA gene encoding interleukin-17 receptor A — protein: MERLLCAQPLPLPLPLPLLLPLLLPGPPASALWLLHFPTPNCSQPGLDCNVKNSTCLHRSWHQPPKWTPTAPRRLSVTLGSARVGAGDLYPVLEITWTVATDGSIVCLRGAELAVLQVSTNEVLCAEFEFPDSPPDQVGPDRNPWRFSFNRFVVEPGQLYEVTVHHLPKLGTDGDDNHHSKRLRVPDCGDPKMRTTTPCVVSGSLWEPDLTAERLENRSLRVTFTPWTEASAHYQILVDGFPETSDKSCHQEFHPVAPVERPPRRLSVTVPLGSVRACCRYTVQIQPFFQSCGSDCIRHVVTVPSRGVPPTLFPPPLTPPVEYPSDDVSLWVYWVITCVCVLLVGSVILTAVCVAQRKPGSGSGKSTDAAVYSGIPPPAPASPPPLKPRKVWVVYSADHPLYVDVVVKFAQFLLTACGTEVALDLLEEREISEVGALAWITRQKRAADAGASKIVVLCSRGTRAKWQAMLGRGGPAAGGLRGDRRRPAGDLFTPALNVILPDFKRPARFGGYVVCYFSDICAEEDVPEPFLITSRYPLMGAFEEVYFRIQDLEMFQPGRGHRVRELSADGYLGGPAGRGLEEAVRRFREWQAAHPDWFERENGGASDEEEEEEEERIPPGGEEATATAVVRQEPLLREPGLAEGFRVDPLPARTDGGAFRVAPRPPAGPGPAPSALQTPVAADERRPPSLAVTPVPRAAATAGRLVPVEEEGRPLLDPVAAAPAVGPPSPLPPGRLEEWVRSLLGPGEGETRTPAGGEQRQSVQSDQGYISRSSPQPPDGPEEDEEEEEDDDDDGEGEDLEEPLSPAILASLKNLQQHLLFHHLRQESGQTPGARPAPS
- the TMEM121B gene encoding transmembrane protein 121B, which gives rise to GGGAGGFQALSVALLLAQGGLLDLYLIAVTDPYWCSWVATDLAVVAGWTVFFAKHRRGRRGAARTCSAAGGKARGRGARGRLPAGAGGAGGAGAGGGGFAFAYLAWLMYSIAFAPKVGLVLGPSRPDLLRLFQGRAPLGSAGFRLTLALSAPLLYSLVRAVGEPGGPLLLQPRGHRAAGGFLATCLDLLDSFSLLDLLLDGRAPLSSPLRALVLAVYFLALASPVLWLYELHDPPAPGACGPLLRLLAGCLVDVPLLALRCLLAVAHGQPLSVFVLKNVFFLGGRGLEALEGCWAPAG